Proteins encoded together in one Neobacillus sp. FSL H8-0543 window:
- a CDS encoding DUF4132 domain-containing protein translates to MKKYVEKLKAKSIFTLGRNKQILNAIISCYTIKDFDYAERNKRQNQLTHALWNGNTAGLSSVFADSEFKVLVTLFGKEGARKFKTIWDNSHHYTYLLGEQRRSFRTKTYDSIYLSTAIDKLHGMLRMAAENFSYKTYFSEKNNRFTGNPVLPDLLALEIDENNEEVMSTFEEMVYGENNTGLLTREIIKGLVMSRSEKAHKWAGDLLLAAKLQEGLRQTIVECMDEGSKEGFLYLLKIILDHDLVRYSSVVRALDVWTGLGITAEKPAVIKKCLVTAYRCLTQNEYQEECLKSSDTMLIYMGLWSLAFTDVALVECRITELSAAAEKYKRLTALYFLQQLQIPRFQHGYAVPLLDDPDLEVKSCVVKNLFSDANNYSTREDLNKYQEIEGICSSEELFEKLKDMLDSMPKKEKTFTESPFPWCRIVVTRDEILGKMLQTFTDHPDNEKVDLLLDYRGYMSVGTRSTFLTFFLQNPKTLKQKTALIEFLGDKSSHVRSTALLMVKKLSLAPEDYRMIEELLQYKAGDLRKNALSLLLEQPPKELVGSVKRLVTDKNEHKQLAGLDMIAAIDKNPRMERIADECRQLAASLSDTSQTAKVLVEKITESDFSIVEGFGLYDPKQQLSLPAIPVPSGFSSKDLIASSFQEIKKILLAFSSLVDQHREVEYEVESWNGGREKVILGGEYSLRSIRSRSNRDGDLTLEDYPLPEVWRDAAKEHDLSTRKLLEILFYSSFNHYSYQVKRDWYEKLLKQLFPIKEKEFNEFKASLPYASHIFTIFDALLNECPRTEIFELCRDMVCFLYHQIPAYRFAEEFEKAEATGHYYYGGHSNKLVNAQEISFWYSHMRAFSSGEDQDFKDVFQIGYGLYKASGFTSHTCIQLADFEKAYTMGLVDENELYTELCGRPLSPENLRTITHSEFYLHKTVAACQKLNEVCQKTVDRLVSIELKRGDMTTEVSRLVSKIYRVSGTKFFVDILIGAGKDTYVRGYNFVGDDSTKKEIFSHLLKNCYPSEGEDEHTLKELLGKRKVTDQQLVDAAMYSPQWLDIVEKYLNWPGLKSAGWYFHAHINEAFSNEKQTIVARYSPISPEDLKSGAFDIDWFKEAFALLGEKRFKVVYTSAKYIAGGGLHKRSQLFTDAMLGKLTEAKVEEIIAGKRNKDYVLCYGLIPLSKEKKEALHRYEYLHVFLKESKQFGAQRRASEGKAVALSLENLARNAGFSDTNRFTWYMETEKIRAIEPFLKPAMVEDVELHLAIDEWGRATVAVGKDGKSLKSIPPRFKNHEYVKELKAVHRSLKEQYSRARTMLEKAMEAGDGFTASELEGLSEHPVIYPLLQHLVFQSGDHLGYIKDGALVGCDGEIFEIGHEDVCVIAHPVHLYKSGKWAAFQKDIFDRGIIQPFKQVFRELYRPNADELASRVISSRYDGHQIQPRKAAALLKSRGWTVSYDEGLQKVYYKENILAHIYAMADWYSPADVEAPTIEGVQFSDRNTGKSVPFVDVPEVLFSEIMRDIDLVVSVAHVGGVDPEASLSTIEMRAAIMSELLRLLKLTNVELKGSHALVKGKLGEYTVHLGSGVVHKMANGAIAILPIHSQHRGRLFLPFIDDDPKTAEITSKIVMLAEDHKIKDPTVLVQMV, encoded by the coding sequence ATGAAAAAATATGTGGAAAAGCTAAAGGCTAAGTCCATTTTTACTCTTGGCCGAAATAAGCAGATTTTAAACGCAATCATCTCCTGTTATACGATTAAGGATTTTGACTATGCTGAAAGGAACAAGAGACAGAATCAGCTAACTCATGCTTTATGGAATGGGAATACTGCTGGGCTATCGAGTGTTTTTGCAGATTCAGAGTTTAAGGTTCTGGTTACCCTCTTTGGTAAGGAAGGCGCAAGGAAGTTTAAAACCATCTGGGATAACAGTCACCACTATACCTACTTGCTGGGAGAACAGCGGCGTTCCTTTCGTACCAAAACCTATGATTCTATCTATCTTTCTACTGCGATTGACAAGCTTCATGGGATGCTTCGAATGGCAGCGGAAAATTTTTCCTACAAGACGTATTTTTCAGAGAAAAATAATCGTTTCACCGGCAACCCTGTGCTTCCAGACCTTTTAGCGTTGGAGATTGATGAGAACAATGAAGAGGTAATGAGCACCTTTGAGGAAATGGTATATGGAGAGAACAACACTGGTCTGCTCACCCGTGAGATCATTAAAGGATTGGTCATGAGCCGTAGTGAAAAGGCGCATAAATGGGCGGGCGATCTGCTGCTTGCCGCCAAGCTTCAGGAGGGTCTGCGCCAAACGATTGTGGAATGTATGGACGAAGGGTCAAAGGAAGGCTTTCTGTATTTACTAAAGATCATTCTTGATCATGATTTGGTTCGTTATTCATCGGTTGTTCGCGCCCTTGATGTTTGGACGGGTCTCGGAATAACTGCGGAGAAACCTGCCGTTATAAAAAAATGCCTCGTAACTGCCTACAGATGTCTGACTCAAAACGAGTATCAGGAAGAATGCTTGAAGAGCAGCGATACGATGCTAATTTATATGGGATTGTGGTCGCTAGCGTTTACTGATGTTGCGTTGGTTGAATGCAGGATTACGGAATTGAGTGCTGCAGCTGAAAAATATAAACGATTAACCGCTCTCTACTTTCTACAGCAGCTTCAGATTCCGCGTTTTCAGCACGGCTATGCGGTACCTCTGTTAGATGATCCTGATTTAGAGGTGAAAAGCTGTGTCGTTAAGAATCTTTTTAGTGACGCAAATAATTATTCGACTCGAGAGGACCTAAATAAATATCAGGAGATTGAAGGGATTTGCAGCTCGGAGGAACTGTTTGAAAAGCTTAAAGACATGCTAGACAGTATGCCGAAAAAAGAAAAAACGTTTACAGAAAGTCCGTTTCCGTGGTGTCGAATTGTCGTTACCCGTGATGAGATTCTTGGTAAAATGCTGCAGACCTTCACCGATCATCCAGACAATGAAAAGGTTGATTTACTGCTCGATTACAGAGGTTATATGAGTGTGGGAACCCGGTCAACGTTTCTGACTTTCTTTTTACAAAATCCGAAAACGCTTAAACAAAAAACGGCGCTGATTGAATTTTTGGGAGATAAGAGTTCACATGTCCGTTCGACTGCTTTGCTAATGGTGAAGAAGTTATCCTTAGCACCTGAGGATTATCGGATGATTGAAGAATTACTTCAATATAAGGCAGGTGATTTGCGAAAAAATGCCCTTTCCCTATTGCTTGAGCAACCTCCTAAAGAGCTAGTTGGCAGTGTTAAACGGCTTGTTACCGATAAAAACGAACATAAACAGCTTGCCGGCCTGGATATGATTGCGGCGATTGATAAGAATCCAAGGATGGAAAGGATTGCAGATGAGTGCAGACAGCTAGCAGCCTCGCTTTCTGATACTTCCCAAACAGCCAAGGTATTGGTCGAAAAAATAACAGAAAGTGATTTTTCGATAGTGGAGGGGTTTGGGCTTTATGATCCTAAACAGCAGCTCTCCCTACCCGCGATACCAGTGCCTTCAGGCTTTTCTAGTAAGGATTTAATAGCTTCGTCCTTTCAGGAGATTAAAAAGATTTTGCTGGCGTTTAGCAGCTTGGTTGATCAACATCGAGAGGTAGAATACGAGGTTGAAAGCTGGAACGGGGGACGGGAGAAAGTCATCCTTGGTGGAGAGTATAGTCTAAGAAGTATCCGCAGCCGCAGTAATCGGGATGGTGATTTAACACTAGAGGATTATCCGCTGCCTGAGGTGTGGAGGGACGCTGCCAAGGAGCATGATTTATCCACCAGAAAACTATTAGAAATCCTTTTCTATTCTAGTTTTAATCATTATTCGTATCAAGTGAAAAGGGATTGGTACGAGAAATTGCTCAAACAGCTGTTTCCGATAAAGGAAAAAGAATTTAATGAGTTTAAGGCGAGCCTGCCTTACGCAAGTCATATTTTTACTATTTTTGATGCCCTATTAAATGAATGTCCTCGTACGGAAATATTTGAACTGTGCCGGGATATGGTCTGCTTTTTATATCATCAAATCCCTGCCTATCGCTTTGCTGAGGAGTTCGAAAAGGCAGAGGCAACAGGCCACTATTATTATGGTGGCCATTCGAATAAATTGGTGAATGCACAGGAGATCTCATTTTGGTATAGCCATATGCGCGCTTTTAGCAGCGGGGAGGATCAGGATTTTAAAGACGTTTTCCAAATCGGGTATGGCTTGTATAAGGCATCAGGCTTTACCTCCCATACCTGTATTCAGTTAGCGGATTTTGAAAAAGCCTATACGATGGGCCTGGTGGATGAAAACGAATTGTATACCGAGCTATGCGGCCGGCCGTTAAGTCCTGAAAATTTACGCACCATAACCCATTCCGAATTTTATCTGCATAAAACGGTTGCTGCCTGTCAGAAGCTCAATGAGGTTTGTCAAAAGACGGTGGACCGGTTAGTCAGCATCGAACTGAAGCGGGGAGATATGACAACAGAGGTAAGTCGGTTGGTCTCGAAGATTTATCGTGTCTCGGGTACTAAATTCTTTGTGGATATTCTAATCGGTGCCGGAAAGGATACCTATGTTCGCGGCTATAATTTTGTCGGTGACGATAGTACCAAGAAGGAAATTTTCAGCCATTTGTTGAAAAACTGTTATCCGTCCGAGGGTGAGGATGAGCATACGCTGAAGGAGCTTTTGGGAAAAAGAAAGGTGACGGATCAGCAACTTGTGGATGCTGCTATGTATTCGCCGCAATGGCTGGATATTGTAGAAAAGTATTTGAACTGGCCAGGGCTAAAGTCAGCAGGTTGGTATTTCCATGCACATATCAATGAAGCTTTTTCAAATGAAAAACAAACGATTGTGGCGCGCTATTCGCCGATTTCTCCAGAGGACTTAAAAAGTGGAGCTTTTGATATTGATTGGTTTAAAGAAGCGTTTGCGTTATTGGGTGAAAAACGATTTAAGGTGGTTTACACTAGTGCGAAATATATTGCAGGGGGCGGTCTGCATAAACGATCCCAGCTGTTTACCGATGCGATGTTAGGAAAGCTTACGGAAGCGAAGGTGGAAGAAATTATAGCGGGAAAAAGAAATAAGGACTATGTGCTTTGCTATGGATTGATCCCTTTAAGCAAGGAGAAAAAAGAAGCCTTACATCGTTATGAATACCTCCATGTATTTTTAAAAGAAAGCAAGCAGTTTGGTGCCCAGCGCCGTGCCAGCGAGGGGAAGGCTGTTGCGCTTTCGTTGGAAAATCTTGCGCGAAATGCAGGTTTTTCCGATACCAACCGGTTCACTTGGTATATGGAAACGGAAAAAATTCGAGCGATTGAACCTTTCTTAAAACCAGCCATGGTTGAGGATGTTGAATTGCATCTTGCGATTGATGAATGGGGCCGAGCAACGGTTGCTGTCGGGAAGGACGGGAAGTCGCTCAAGAGTATTCCGCCAAGGTTTAAGAATCATGAGTATGTGAAAGAACTAAAGGCGGTTCACAGGTCATTAAAGGAGCAGTATTCACGAGCCCGAACCATGCTGGAAAAAGCGATGGAGGCAGGGGATGGATTTACTGCGAGTGAGCTTGAGGGGCTTTCGGAGCATCCGGTTATCTATCCGTTATTGCAGCATCTTGTTTTTCAATCGGGTGACCATTTAGGCTATATTAAGGATGGGGCGCTTGTTGGATGCGATGGAGAGATTTTTGAAATAGGGCATGAGGATGTCTGTGTGATTGCTCATCCTGTTCATCTTTATAAAAGCGGAAAATGGGCCGCTTTTCAGAAGGATATTTTTGATAGAGGAATAATCCAGCCTTTTAAACAGGTATTTAGGGAATTATATAGACCGAATGCCGATGAGCTCGCGTCGCGTGTGATTTCGTCTCGATACGATGGCCATCAAATTCAGCCAAGAAAGGCGGCTGCCCTTCTTAAAAGCAGAGGCTGGACGGTCAGCTATGATGAAGGTCTTCAAAAGGTATATTATAAGGAAAACATTCTTGCCCATATCTATGCAATGGCAGACTGGTATTCACCTGCCGATGTAGAGGCACCAACGATCGAGGGAGTTCAATTTTCCGACAGGAATACAGGAAAATCGGTTCCGTTTGTGGATGTCCCAGAGGTACTGTTTTCTGAAATCATGCGGGATATTGATTTAGTCGTCAGTGTCGCTCATGTAGGCGGCGTTGATCCAGAAGCAAGTCTATCGACGATTGAAATGAGAGCAGCAATCATGAGCGAATTGCTGAGGTTACTAAAACTAACCAATGTTGAGCTGAAAGGTTCGCATGCGTTGGTGAAGGGGAAACTTGGTGAATATACGGTCCATCTTGGCAGCGGGGTTGTTCATAAAATGGCAAACGGTGCCATAGCAATCCTCCCTATTCACTCCCAGCATCGAGGCCGGTTGTTCCTGCCATTTATCGACGATGACCCGAAAACTGCTGAAATCACCTCTAAGATTGTTATGCTTGCCGAGGATCATAAGATAAAAGACCCGACCGTGTTGGTGCAGATGGTTTAG
- a CDS encoding TasA family protein — MAKKSKLGMGIASSALALSLIAGGTYALFSANAVNAGNEFTAGTVKITDYTTGGNVASQMINFSNLAPGDTDTKKVTIKNEGTLDAWVRINDAATQATRSGELFNGATPLQISYSDEPVFVGVGQTVELDVKYSFPLHANDSYQSAKGSINVVVDAVQARNNDQNNDSKPDFFPSPQTFITPADFNVTAGHNWTDSGRDHKGFSFGFILAESPKAADVRSITIEAYKDNTLLQRNTAGVDALNSTETSLSTPFEFTYKGNSADRFADTWWNYGDWQGSPTDKPTKVVITIITGDGHTYTATRTAY, encoded by the coding sequence ATGGCAAAGAAATCAAAATTGGGGATGGGCATTGCATCTTCAGCCCTAGCATTATCATTAATCGCAGGGGGAACCTACGCACTATTTAGTGCAAATGCTGTAAATGCTGGTAACGAATTTACAGCAGGTACAGTAAAAATTACGGATTACACCACAGGAGGCAATGTTGCTTCGCAAATGATTAACTTTAGCAACTTAGCTCCTGGGGATACTGACACGAAGAAAGTAACTATTAAAAATGAAGGAACATTAGATGCATGGGTAAGAATTAACGATGCAGCTACACAAGCTACTAGGAGCGGTGAGTTATTCAACGGTGCAACTCCATTGCAAATCTCTTACAGTGATGAGCCTGTATTTGTAGGAGTGGGCCAAACTGTGGAACTTGATGTAAAGTATTCTTTTCCATTACATGCAAATGATAGCTATCAAAGTGCAAAAGGATCCATTAATGTTGTAGTCGATGCTGTCCAAGCAAGAAATAATGATCAGAACAATGACAGCAAGCCGGATTTCTTCCCATCTCCACAAACCTTTATTACACCAGCCGACTTCAACGTAACAGCTGGTCATAATTGGACTGATTCTGGTAGAGATCATAAAGGATTTAGTTTCGGCTTCATCCTAGCTGAATCTCCAAAAGCAGCTGATGTGAGGAGTATCACTATTGAGGCTTATAAGGACAACACATTATTACAAAGAAATACAGCTGGTGTTGATGCTTTGAATTCTACTGAAACCAGTCTGTCTACACCGTTTGAATTCACCTACAAAGGTAATTCTGCTGATCGATTTGCAGATACTTGGTGGAATTACGGTGACTGGCAAGGATCTCCAACTGACAAACCAACTAAAGTTGTGATTACTATAATCACTGGTGATGGTCATACTTACACAGCTACAAGAACTGCTTACTAA
- a CDS encoding alpha/beta hydrolase produces MGYFVGVESGVNLYVEDINPGGSKTIVFLHGWPLSHKQFEYQFNVLPTKGYRCIGIDWRGFGKSDKPMSGYHYDRLADDIRVVVGALQLNDFILAGHSTGGAIAIRYMARHNGYGVSKLVLIDAAAPTGFTQETASQLLEGALNDRPKMMRDVTDTFFFQYITGPFSDWFFQLGLEAAGWSTAAIIQTLRDEKLDADLPKIGVPTVIIHGVHDKVIPFAQAQELNQKIKNSVLVPFHYSGHGPFWEERDKFNQLF; encoded by the coding sequence GTGGGGTACTTTGTTGGTGTAGAATCAGGCGTAAATTTATATGTGGAAGATATAAATCCCGGGGGTAGCAAGACAATCGTATTTTTACATGGTTGGCCATTAAGTCATAAACAGTTTGAGTATCAGTTTAATGTTCTTCCCACTAAGGGATACCGCTGTATTGGGATTGACTGGAGAGGGTTCGGGAAGTCGGATAAACCAATGAGCGGCTACCATTATGACCGGTTGGCCGATGATATTCGCGTCGTAGTGGGTGCACTTCAATTAAACGACTTTATTCTAGCGGGTCACTCCACCGGTGGAGCGATCGCAATTCGTTATATGGCCCGACATAATGGGTACGGAGTATCTAAGCTTGTGCTGATTGATGCTGCAGCCCCTACGGGATTTACACAAGAAACGGCATCTCAACTGCTTGAAGGAGCATTAAATGATAGGCCAAAAATGATGCGGGATGTAACAGACACGTTTTTCTTTCAGTATATAACTGGCCCATTCTCAGACTGGTTTTTTCAATTAGGATTAGAAGCAGCAGGATGGTCAACGGCGGCCATCATCCAAACACTTAGAGATGAGAAGCTTGATGCCGATCTGCCAAAAATAGGTGTCCCGACTGTCATCATTCACGGCGTCCACGACAAAGTGATTCCATTTGCACAAGCACAAGAACTAAACCAAAAAATAAAAAACTCAGTCCTCGTCCCATTTCATTACAGTGGCCATGGACCGTTCTGGGAAGAACGCGATAAATTCAATCAGTTATTTTGA
- a CDS encoding replicative helicase loader/inhibitor produces the protein MTKDEVMKLLVLIESVYSNCSLKDETVLQWFQFCAEMDYAKVLARLKTHIRKSPFPPAIGEIAVFTYEENHFPATLQEWMKKGRERIECEYNVNNRIPIPEWLAEYSTRKSI, from the coding sequence ATGACCAAGGATGAGGTAATGAAACTTTTGGTATTAATTGAATCGGTTTATTCGAATTGCTCGTTAAAGGACGAGACAGTTCTGCAATGGTTTCAATTTTGTGCGGAAATGGATTACGCGAAAGTTCTTGCGCGCCTGAAAACCCATATTCGAAAAAGTCCCTTTCCCCCAGCGATTGGTGAAATTGCTGTATTCACATATGAAGAAAATCATTTTCCAGCCACCTTACAGGAATGGATGAAGAAAGGACGGGAGAGAATTGAATGCGAATACAATGTTAACAACCGAATTCCAATACCAGAATGGCTGGCCGAATATTCAACAAGAAAATCCATTTGA
- a CDS encoding signal peptidase I, whose amino-acid sequence MVAKKLGKIVSKIVSILLFLLLISLLYVVVSTKVSGGESQLFGYQVKSVLSGSMEPSIHTGSVIAIKSGGDLNNFQKGDVITYRTMENPEFLITHRVKEIHVTDSLVQYITKGDANDAVDPEPIPASNVVGKYSGVTIPYLGYILAYSKTSMGAILLLILPGVLILSYNILQLVRRLRQLEKENRLVKQSLEG is encoded by the coding sequence ATGGTAGCAAAAAAGTTAGGAAAAATAGTAAGTAAGATTGTATCGATTCTACTATTTTTACTATTAATCTCTTTGCTTTATGTAGTCGTTTCAACCAAGGTTTCGGGAGGAGAATCCCAGCTGTTTGGGTATCAAGTAAAATCGGTTTTATCTGGTTCCATGGAACCATCTATTCATACCGGGTCCGTCATCGCGATTAAATCGGGGGGCGACCTTAATAATTTCCAAAAGGGCGATGTTATTACCTATCGAACAATGGAAAATCCAGAATTTTTGATTACACACCGGGTAAAAGAAATCCACGTAACGGACTCTTTGGTTCAATATATCACAAAGGGAGACGCAAATGATGCGGTAGATCCCGAACCGATACCAGCTTCCAATGTTGTCGGAAAATATTCTGGCGTAACGATTCCGTATCTTGGCTACATTCTAGCCTATTCAAAAACATCTATGGGAGCTATCCTGCTGCTAATCTTACCGGGAGTGTTAATTCTTTCCTACAATATCTTACAGCTCGTCAGAAGATTAAGACAGTTAGAAAAGGAAAACAGATTAGTCAAACAAAGCTTAGAAGGTTAA
- a CDS encoding signal peptidase I: MKKKLKRMVRLIFSIIIYGVLIGILILVVAAKVSGGTVSVFGHEILIVLSGSMEPEIKTGSIITIKHVDDKKLLNDGDVITFKAENNPRTYITHRIVEVQKVQNTVHYITKGDNNSSEDPFSVNAESVVGVYNGFTIPFAGKLIAFFQSGSVPIYLLIIPGILTGFLSLFYISTALRQIKT, translated from the coding sequence ATGAAAAAGAAGCTAAAAAGAATGGTTCGTCTCATTTTTTCAATTATTATTTATGGAGTTTTAATAGGAATCTTAATTTTGGTCGTTGCTGCCAAGGTGAGCGGCGGGACCGTTTCTGTCTTCGGCCATGAAATTTTGATTGTCTTATCGGGTTCGATGGAGCCAGAAATTAAAACAGGTTCCATTATTACAATCAAACATGTCGATGACAAAAAATTATTAAATGATGGGGATGTTATCACTTTTAAGGCAGAAAACAATCCTCGTACATACATTACTCATAGAATAGTGGAAGTTCAAAAGGTGCAAAACACTGTTCACTATATTACAAAAGGGGACAACAATAGCTCTGAGGATCCCTTTTCAGTAAACGCAGAAAGTGTAGTGGGGGTATATAATGGTTTCACCATTCCTTTCGCAGGAAAGTTAATTGCCTTTTTTCAATCAGGGTCAGTACCTATTTATCTTCTGATTATTCCAGGTATCCTTACAGGTTTTTTGTCTTTATTTTACATTAGTACAGCCCTTCGACAAATTAAAACGTAA
- a CDS encoding DUF3895 domain-containing protein, which yields MITLDVKERDELLNILSTEQREFIEFYVKRGKKTAFANVMAKDKGMMVPDSATVEEMEMLIDDWVLDDYIDNGFTNPDTPCECGKPLRYQYIVRHLSTNQIRRFGIKHFEEHTGLSALLIASIKKGFNQIDYERDELLTKIGDGWSVLDHVSNIPSDLKIAKDIQNHLDANVPLLERQLNRLKRDIITHQEKSELNNFESLPIYNTTVTAAAEKYEEQDSLDLFEETIREVSLQSLVQRTGDSLFFHAINRYLDEGVSSARIICELLIKHNGAEKKRYITGKPRIYVEVCQYLEQLVRDEKVMITEVIGKEDRIYQKY from the coding sequence ATGATTACACTTGATGTTAAAGAGAGGGATGAATTACTGAATATACTTAGTACGGAACAAAGGGAATTTATTGAGTTTTATGTAAAAAGGGGAAAGAAAACCGCATTTGCTAATGTTATGGCTAAGGACAAAGGAATGATGGTGCCAGATTCTGCAACAGTAGAAGAAATGGAGATGCTTATAGATGATTGGGTATTAGATGATTATATCGATAATGGGTTCACTAATCCGGATACCCCTTGTGAATGCGGCAAACCACTTAGATATCAATATATCGTAAGGCATCTTTCAACAAATCAGATTCGTCGTTTTGGGATTAAACATTTTGAAGAGCATACAGGTTTATCTGCATTATTAATTGCATCGATTAAAAAGGGATTTAACCAGATTGATTATGAGCGCGATGAATTATTAACCAAGATTGGGGATGGTTGGTCCGTTCTAGACCATGTCTCAAATATTCCAAGTGATCTAAAGATAGCGAAGGATATACAAAACCACTTGGATGCAAATGTTCCTTTACTAGAGAGGCAGCTCAACAGGTTGAAAAGGGATATTATTACCCATCAAGAAAAAAGTGAGCTTAATAATTTTGAAAGTTTGCCTATTTATAATACTACCGTTACTGCTGCTGCAGAGAAATATGAGGAACAAGACTCACTCGATTTATTTGAAGAAACGATCAGAGAAGTTTCTCTTCAAAGTCTAGTACAGAGAACAGGTGATTCTCTATTTTTCCATGCTATAAATAGATATTTGGATGAGGGAGTATCTAGTGCTAGAATCATTTGCGAACTACTAATCAAGCATAATGGTGCAGAGAAAAAAAGATACATAACTGGGAAGCCAAGAATATATGTTGAAGTCTGTCAATACCTTGAACAATTAGTACGTGATGAAAAAGTTATGATAACAGAGGTTATTGGTAAAGAGGATCGAATATATCAAAAATATTAG
- a CDS encoding MFS transporter, translated as MYMKFSKKLAMFILIFDMFLTFSGVGLVIPIMPTYLKTFGAAGQALGFIIAIMAFAQFIFSPVAGNLSDRHGRKNLIIFGLLVNGLSQIAMGLSTELWMLYLSRFFTGVGSAFIVPPVMAYAADITTKEERGKTMGWIGAAISLGFMIGPGIGGFLSNVSMNFPFYFAGGAAIAAGIMSFLILPSVKPLGTEFTTKGDNLFKQMARSFKTSYFVLLIVVFVFSFGIANFQSTLTMFLTYKYNYTPNDIAIVMTFGGFVGVIVQGFAIDKLFNRFGEMKIILFGLLVAATSLYGLLFVSDYFLILFVTTLFSTATTLIRPAVNTLISKAAGNEQGFAAGMNNAYMSLGNMIGPALAGTLFDWHMDIPFTFGAIIILGCFFLTFVWSKKTAAKQFHAS; from the coding sequence ATGTATATGAAGTTCTCAAAAAAATTGGCTATGTTTATTTTAATTTTTGACATGTTTCTTACCTTTAGTGGGGTTGGTCTAGTCATCCCAATTATGCCAACTTATCTAAAAACCTTTGGAGCAGCGGGACAAGCATTAGGCTTTATCATTGCGATTATGGCTTTTGCTCAATTTATTTTTTCTCCGGTTGCAGGAAACTTATCGGATCGTCATGGACGCAAAAATTTAATTATTTTTGGACTTTTGGTTAATGGACTTTCACAAATCGCCATGGGTCTGTCCACCGAACTTTGGATGCTTTATCTTAGTCGTTTTTTTACAGGGGTCGGGTCTGCCTTTATCGTTCCTCCTGTGATGGCTTATGCTGCTGATATTACAACCAAGGAAGAACGCGGAAAAACGATGGGCTGGATTGGGGCTGCTATTTCATTAGGCTTTATGATTGGGCCTGGCATTGGCGGCTTCTTATCTAATGTGAGTATGAACTTTCCTTTCTATTTTGCAGGAGGTGCGGCAATTGCAGCGGGAATCATGTCTTTCCTGATCCTTCCTTCCGTCAAACCATTGGGGACTGAGTTTACTACTAAGGGAGACAACCTATTCAAACAAATGGCTCGCTCCTTTAAAACAAGCTATTTTGTTTTATTAATCGTTGTGTTTGTATTCTCCTTTGGAATTGCCAATTTCCAATCCACTTTAACGATGTTCTTAACGTATAAATATAACTACACGCCAAATGACATTGCTATTGTCATGACCTTTGGCGGCTTTGTCGGTGTTATTGTTCAAGGTTTTGCCATCGATAAATTATTTAATCGGTTCGGCGAAATGAAGATTATTTTGTTTGGCTTACTTGTTGCAGCCACTAGTCTTTATGGCCTGTTATTTGTCAGCGATTATTTCCTAATTTTATTTGTTACCACCCTGTTCTCAACCGCAACGACTTTAATCCGACCTGCTGTTAATACGTTAATTTCGAAAGCAGCAGGCAATGAACAAGGATTTGCTGCTGGTATGAATAATGCCTACATGAGTTTAGGAAATATGATTGGACCCGCATTAGCCGGTACCTTATTTGACTGGCATATGGATATTCCTTTTACATTTGGTGCCATTATAATATTGGGTTGCTTCTTCTTGACCTTTGTGTGGTCAAAGAAGACTGCTGCCAAACAATTTCATGCATCTTAA
- a CDS encoding phosphatase PAP2 family protein, with the protein MNLKVQLLWAFFISVGALIGFTLLAIAVKGTEGLLAFDRVVISFVQGLEAPALTTVMKFFTYVGSTKAAIIIALVALYLLYRVQKDRSELILFIIVVAGTPILVSILKNFFQRARPEFHRLIEIGGYSFPSGHSMNAFAIYGMITFLFWRHIPTRLGRTILILGSSVFILMIGTSRVYLGVHYPSDVIGGYLASGFWLSSVIWVYQRYKERRYERLVLSKNPR; encoded by the coding sequence TTGAATTTAAAGGTACAGTTGTTATGGGCATTTTTTATCAGTGTCGGAGCACTTATTGGCTTTACTTTGTTAGCTATAGCGGTTAAAGGGACAGAGGGTCTGCTGGCATTTGACAGAGTGGTGATTTCTTTCGTTCAAGGGCTAGAGGCTCCAGCCTTAACCACTGTTATGAAATTTTTCACCTATGTCGGCTCCACTAAAGCCGCGATTATCATTGCTTTGGTGGCTCTTTACTTGTTGTACAGAGTTCAGAAGGATCGTTCGGAGCTTATTTTGTTCATTATCGTTGTGGCTGGGACACCTATCCTCGTTTCGATTTTGAAAAATTTCTTTCAACGAGCACGACCAGAGTTTCATCGTCTGATTGAGATTGGCGGCTATAGCTTTCCAAGCGGCCATTCGATGAATGCCTTTGCCATTTACGGGATGATTACCTTTTTGTTTTGGCGTCATATTCCCACCAGGTTGGGGCGAACCATTCTGATTCTGGGCAGCAGTGTATTCATCCTGATGATTGGTACTAGCCGCGTTTATCTGGGAGTTCACTACCCGAGTGATGTAATCGGGGGCTATCTCGCGAGCGGCTTTTGGCTCTCTAGTGTGATTTGGGTATACCAAAGATATAAAGAAAGAAGATACGAACGGCTGGTTTTATCCAAAAACCCAAGGTGA